TCTTAGTCTGTAATGAAATAGCTCTGCTATTGTGCTTCATATAACCTTTTGTctaccaatttttttttcctctctctgacaACAAACCAAGAAATCTCTTCAGAACATAATCTTGCTTTAATcattccctgctgtcccagaaGCATTTGCTCGTGGGACAGAtagcatttttcattttgtgtccTACATCTTTTTCTGGTAAGAATTGAAGTCCCAGTTGCATTATATGATTCTTCAGAACATATTGAGAGTAAGACTCAATGGAGCATCAGGGCGCTCTGAAGTGCACTCTGCAATATGATAGAACCTGTCAGTTTTCAGTTGAACTCTGTAATAATTGTCTGAGAACAGTAATATCTTAACAGCACAGAGTAGAAAGGTGATGGCTCACATTGTTTGTTTCCACACTGATTCTGTTAAGAGCTAAGTTCCTTAGTCTAGCTTTTGTGGCTGAAAGTTCAGCAATGgataataaatatatgtattatgGATTTAAGCATCTTTCCCTGTCCTTGATGCATGGTTAAATCATGAATCAGATAAAAAATGCATTCTTTGCAGCATTATAAATTAACGAGTGAGGGGCATTGTTTTACCATAGTGCTGCCTCAAACTGCAAATCTTACTTTGTGAAACAGGGAGGAGACCTTGTGCACTCTCCTGtcttcagaaacaaaatataaGTTGGTATTCCAATAAAAATCCCAGGTATTAAACAACTAATCCTAGCACAAACTGTGTATGCCTCTGTAATTGAAGATAACAGAGTACTCAGCAATGCTTGGCAAAACCCTAGGCTAAGAAAACTGAAACACATTATCCAGCTGAAACTATAGGGCAATGCTTAGgtcaagaaaaaatattttttctaatctAAATTAGATGAAGCTACCTGTGTGTAAATTCTGTATCCTAAAAACTACATGCAATTATGTAGCAATAATAATGGCATGTatattcccagattttttttgagaaattatATTTGGAATGGAGTGCTGCAAGGTCTTGAAGTTTGAATTGCCATCTTGGCAGCACTCAAGACTGTAAAGTGAACACAAGCAGAATTTTAATGGCTGTATTCAGCTTGAAGAAAGGCATCCAAAAGTACAGACCTAGTTCTTTACCAAGTGTTTCTCTGAGTTTAGGTTTAGCCTTTCTTTGGCAGAAAACGGGATCATTTTGACCATTTCAAACAAAAAGACAATTTCATAAGTCACCTGTGTATTTCTGCATTACATGGGATGTTTATTCATTTGGTAGCAGATAGACAAGTACAAAAATAACTATAGCAGGATTTCTCATCCATTTAAATAATTCTCTGCCACACAGACATGCCAACATTGCAGCTGCACTGAACCTGGGGGAAAGTGTTAGTGTTTTTCAGGCATTAATCTGCATCAGATTATGAACCAAAATGCTTCAAACAATGGGAACTGTGAGTGGGTGTTTCCTACCTAGAGACAGGGAGTTGTGCTTCATCTGTTGAGAACTAAATCATAACCAAAATATTCTGAACTAAGTTATGACTGCTTCGGTGAGAGAAGCAAGCTGGTGTATGGGGTGCATTTTTTAAATCCTGTTTGTTCCAGAGTCAGGCTGGTGTTTCACAGATTACCTCTGCCAGGAGCATGTTTTATGAGCTGTCTGGACATGGTTGTTCTTGTCCTTACGGGTTTGTAGTGACCCCTCCTGTAGCTGCAGCGCCCAGCTGTGAGAGCAACAGTGCAACAGCACAGGCAGAGGAGCGAGGAGCAAAGCACAACAGGAATCAGCCAGACCCCCAaagctgcagcttcccaggcAGCTGCCTCGTTGTCTGATGTGGAATTCCTGCCACTGGAGCCCTTGGTTTCATTGAGGTGCTGCTTGCTGCTGTTCAGGTGAGGACGGGTGGGCACGTGGGATAACACCTGGGCAGGCCTGGGGGTCCAAGCTGAGTGTGCAGTCTTGGCTGAGCTGGTGCTGACTGACCTGCTGCTTGTCCTCTCAGCAAGATCAATGGCTGCTGGGGAGGTTTGTGCCCTGGCATAGGCAGCACCTTCAGTTCTCTGCACTGTCAGgctccagctggggctgggagtgcttGCTGGTAAGCCATGGCtcatggcagcaggaggagctcgGAGCAGAGGAGAATCTGACGTGGTGCCATTGTGATGTTGGCATCTTCCCCCGTCAGGGGtctttgtgctgtgctgcctcTCAGATTTACTTGCTGAGGAGTAAGCATTTGCCTCTTGGAATTTCAGTTTCTCAAAAATGAGAAGATCTGGGTCAATCCCTATGGAATAAGGATAATGTTAGTTTATTGATAAAAGCTTGTCTGTACACCCACAAAAAGGATCCATGGAGacagaggcagggcagggagcacaaATAATGCACTTTTGGATTGGAAGTGTCACTGCCTTGGGTTATGGGACAACTTATGGAATGCAAGGGATTTTGGGATTGCACACAATTTACTATGGGATGTTTAGGGAAGGAACCAAAGGTGAGGAAAGGGTAgtgagggcagggaaatccaggaaagctctgtgtgtgtggcagtCTGAACCAGCAGCTGGAGGGAGGCTGCACCCTGGGAGCTCAAACATCCCAGGGGTGTTGAGTCTGGGGTCCAGACTGGGCACCCTGAGAGCATCTCAGCCCAGCTGCCAGGGGACTTTGCattgtatatatgtgtgtgtatatatctacacatatttatatattttcactAACACAAAAAGCAGGATGAGGTTTTGGTGCTCCCTGTGTTGGTGTGTTTGCTTTATGTGTTTGTCTTTTTTACCTCTGTGCTCACGGGGCATTTGcctaatgaaaataaatgttcagCCTTGTTACTGCTTGGGTCTGGGGACATGGAGCAGTGGCAGCCTCCCCTCAGTCTCTCAGAGCTGGGAGGGTATTTTGGCCAAGCACAGCACTGATGAGGTACTCAGAACATGAATCTTGAGAGCAGGCTATATCTTCAAGCTCCTTTCTCACTGAGTGGAAGAAAGGgggaaattattttcagaaatgggtatataaatgaaaaaggaaataagtCTTTATCTTTTTTAGCATTGTGTTTTACTTCAGGAGATCATTTAGCACAGCAGCTGACCTGGTATAATTTTAACATTTCCTACAGCTGCTCTGTTTTCAGCCTTTATAAATGAAATGCCTAATTACCTGTTGTGATGTTGTACAAAATGACATCAACTCCAGCCTTTAGAATGCAGCTTTCCAAAGCTGGGCAAGACATGTGCAGGCAGTTCCTGTTCCCATGAATGGCTCCATGGTAGAACACtgctagattgcaggagactggAACCCATAAAGAACAAAGGTGAGCTTCTCAGCAGAATGACCATTGCATTTTGCATGTTATGACATTATTTAACGTCAGAAGTTCAATATATTTGCCTAGATCCTGTGGAAGGAGAGACCAGATCCTCCTCCCGTTGGTTCTCTCATTATAAACTCTCATATAAACTAATTGAGCATACAGTCAAAAGAGAACTTCTTATTTTACATCTGGACTAGAACAGCCACATGAGTGCTACTTCTGTATTTCATTAAATAATAACTGATTTAAAGCCCTTTGAAATGCCCTCTAATATCTCTTTTTGGTTAAGATagcaaaaaaatttttttgacTATATATGATTATGAAAAGGAGATTTCAAGTTACCCTTTATTATCTCTGTAAGTATCCAGTCCCATGTAGGGGGATATGAGAAAAAGCTTGTTGTTGAGATAGGAACAACCTTGCTGAAATGTACGTAATTTTTCTCACCTCATATTATTTAAGACACAATTTGACTCTTCCCAGGATTGCTGCTGGATGTTATTTATGTCACTGTCAGGTTGTGAAGGTCATATTTTTGCTCATAATTCAAAATATAATCTAAATTTATATTGACTTTTTTTGGTAACCTCACTTTCATCCTCCAAAACCTTATCCCAACCCCTTTCCAGCCTGGAGAGTTTTGAAAATTTAGGCACCACAAACATGCAATTCATGTATCCTTCTAAAATACACTCCTGTAGAGTACAAGTGCAATGTGATACAAAGTACAAGGCTTAGGACAAAGAgtgattttgtttattttcactcTGAGCCTGAGTTTACCAGAGAAAAGGGGCGGCCAGCTGAATAACTGCTATTATTTATTGCTGTAACTTTAGTGTTACTGGTTTGCACAGTATAAACACAGAATAAGAGAGAAATTTGTATTTCAGTGAAGGACACACTGTGTGTCCCCTCCACTCTCCCTCTCACCATGTCCTAGTCTGATGCCATCCTGCAGGAAGAGAATGCTGCTGGAATCACTGTCACTGGGGGTGCTCTATCATATAGATGGGGATGCCCCATAGACAGGGATGAACACTGAAGAGTGACTCTCTTAATGCTGGTATTGCCAACTAAGTTACTCTCTTAATATTGCTATTACAAGCCTTG
This region of Zonotrichia albicollis isolate bZonAlb1 chromosome 4, bZonAlb1.hap1, whole genome shotgun sequence genomic DNA includes:
- the MANSC4 gene encoding MANSC domain-containing protein 4 gives rise to the protein MAVLLAAAQALLLLLGLLGLPGLPQRLCSPTAFYRNCWIRPFPGLRLDLRESRRRGARLLRGYAEPSSQQCSRSCCLLSNVSCNLAVFYHGAIHGNRNCLHMSCPALESCILKAGVDVILYNITTGIDPDLLIFEKLKFQEANAYSSASKSERQHSTKTPDGGRCQHHNGTTSDSPLLRAPPAAMSHGLPASTPSPSWSLTVQRTEGAAYARAQTSPAAIDLAERTSSRSVSTSSAKTAHSAWTPRPAQVLSHVPTRPHLNSSKQHLNETKGSSGRNSTSDNEAAAWEAAALGVWLIPVVLCSSLLCLCCCTVALTAGRCSYRRGHYKPVRTRTTMSRQLIKHAPGRGNL